One stretch of Marinobacterium iners DNA includes these proteins:
- the tnpB gene encoding IS66 family insertion sequence element accessory protein TnpB (TnpB, as the term is used for proteins encoded by IS66 family insertion elements, is considered an accessory protein, since TnpC, encoded by a neighboring gene, is a DDE family transposase.) — protein sequence MPEIYLYREPIDFRKQANGLAVLIEQELGRSPFTGALYAFTNRQRNKIKCLMWEDNGFILYYKALAEEKFKWPSPADELMPLTGEQINWLLDGYDISLLQGHKTVHYEAVG from the coding sequence ATGCCCGAGATCTATCTGTACCGTGAGCCCATTGATTTTCGCAAGCAAGCCAATGGCCTGGCGGTGCTGATTGAGCAGGAGTTAGGGCGTAGCCCCTTCACTGGTGCCCTGTATGCGTTCACCAACCGGCAGCGTAACAAGATCAAGTGCCTGATGTGGGAAGACAACGGTTTTATCCTCTATTACAAGGCGCTGGCCGAAGAGAAATTCAAGTGGCCCAGCCCGGCTGATGAGCTGATGCCGCTGACCGGCGAGCAGATCAACTGGTTGCTCGATGGTTATGACATCAGTCTGCTGCAAGGCCATAAAACCGTACATTATGAGGCCGTTGGATAG
- a CDS encoding PhnD/SsuA/transferrin family substrate-binding protein — MEDLTQTLRWNFRVRMSRLVSVLFWLCALSPVCAAGTIRFAPLPMASLEHMTREYLPFLDYLEKQTGQTFELAYHASYETLLDALSAGQVDLAYLGPLPYVALTERSHNMQPVVQFLDAQGESNYTCALVHFADQPLTLIHPDRIQRFALTQPLSTCGYLMVEAYLQAQGESLENEQHEYTYVGSHEDVALKVILGQYDVGGLKTQIAQRYHHLGLRVIDETPPMPGFVLVANTDTLDSAITDQIRMALLELKPLENPSDAEVVRGWSANLKYGAIRVDEGLFDPVRQQWRQLKVDLVGAGQ; from the coding sequence ATGGAAGATTTAACTCAAACCTTGAGATGGAATTTCCGTGTGAGAATGTCACGCCTGGTATCGGTATTGTTCTGGTTATGTGCCCTCTCTCCTGTTTGCGCTGCTGGAACGATCAGGTTTGCCCCCCTGCCGATGGCAAGCCTTGAGCATATGACTCGTGAATATCTACCGTTTCTGGATTATTTGGAGAAACAGACGGGGCAGACCTTCGAGCTTGCTTACCACGCTTCATACGAAACCCTACTGGACGCTTTGTCTGCCGGGCAGGTGGATCTAGCCTACCTTGGACCGCTTCCGTATGTGGCGCTTACCGAGCGAAGCCATAACATGCAACCGGTGGTGCAATTCTTGGATGCACAGGGGGAGTCCAACTATACCTGTGCATTAGTGCACTTTGCGGATCAACCTCTGACTTTGATTCACCCAGATCGAATACAACGATTTGCCCTGACGCAACCTCTTTCAACCTGTGGCTACCTCATGGTCGAAGCGTATCTACAGGCACAGGGAGAAAGTCTAGAAAACGAACAGCACGAATACACCTATGTAGGCAGTCATGAAGATGTTGCGCTCAAGGTGATATTGGGGCAGTACGATGTGGGTGGGCTTAAGACACAAATTGCACAGAGATATCATCACCTTGGGCTCAGAGTTATAGATGAGACACCACCCATGCCCGGATTTGTGCTGGTTGCCAATACCGACACATTGGACAGCGCAATAACAGATCAAATCCGGATGGCTTTGCTTGAACTTAAGCCGCTTGAAAACCCAAGTGATGCGGAAGTGGTGAGAGGCTGGAGCGCAAATCTCAAATATGGCGCGATTAGAGTAGATGAAGGCCTATTTGACCCGGTTCGTCAGCAATGGCGCCAGCTCAAGGTTGACTTGGTAGGAGCCGGGCAATGA
- the tnpA gene encoding IS66 family insertion sequence element accessory protein TnpA: protein MNSAERTYHWQQHIEHWRDTGLSGAAFCKQQSLSYHQFVYWRRKLEGTDDATDTERSPTPGFARVTQVAASPLSDDLTLRLPGGMAITGLHAGNVDLLGAILRQL from the coding sequence ATGAACTCAGCCGAGCGCACTTACCACTGGCAACAGCACATTGAACACTGGCGTGATACTGGGCTATCCGGCGCTGCCTTCTGCAAACAGCAATCGCTGTCCTATCACCAGTTTGTCTATTGGCGCCGCAAGCTCGAAGGTACAGATGATGCGACCGATACCGAGCGCTCACCAACACCCGGCTTTGCTCGCGTCACCCAGGTGGCCGCTTCACCGCTATCGGATGATCTGACCCTGAGGCTTCCGGGTGGCATGGCCATTACAGGCCTGCATGCCGGTAATGTTGACCTGCTCGGTGCAATCCTGAGGCAGCTCTGA
- the tnpC gene encoding IS66 family transposase yields the protein MKTQPETTSKMPELSGLSTADLLSMVAGLQQQLQHQEQHIQKREQYILLLEEMLRLQRIQRFAASSEKTVHQIHLFDESELEAEIDQLRDQLPDDIEVAEDDTPAAASTPKRRQRGFSDNLLRERIELCLSDEEKAGAVKTFFTKVKEELEYIPAQLKVLEYWQEKAVFEQDGDERILAAARPTHPLGKCIATPALLAYLITSKYADGLPLYRQEQMFKRLGHELSRTSMAHWIIRLDEVFKPLINLMREAQNSAAYLQADETRIQVLKEDGKAAQSDKWMWVTRGGPPGQPSVLFAYDPSRSGAVPVRLLDDFKGVLQADGYSGYEPICSANKLTRIGCWDHARRKFIEATKAAKPAGKGKQAKLSKADVALSHINKLYAIERQIKDLSIAERYQIRQASSLPRLEAFKAWLDANVGRVMKGGLTRKAMEYTLNQWPTLIGYCERGDLHISNVLAENAIRPFAVGRKAWLFADTPQGAHASATCYSLIETAKANDLEPSAYIRHVLERIANADTLEKLERLLPWNVELERTSKKVAQYS from the coding sequence ATGAAAACACAGCCCGAAACCACCTCAAAGATGCCTGAACTCAGCGGTTTATCGACCGCTGACTTGCTGTCGATGGTGGCTGGTCTACAGCAGCAACTCCAACATCAAGAGCAGCATATCCAGAAGCGCGAGCAATACATCCTGCTGCTGGAAGAGATGCTGCGCTTGCAGCGCATCCAGCGGTTCGCGGCCAGCAGTGAAAAAACGGTCCACCAGATCCACCTCTTCGATGAGTCCGAGCTGGAAGCCGAGATCGATCAGCTGCGGGATCAGCTCCCGGATGATATTGAAGTTGCTGAAGACGATACTCCTGCTGCCGCGTCTACACCCAAACGCCGTCAGCGTGGCTTCTCTGATAATCTGCTGCGTGAGCGCATCGAGCTGTGCCTCAGCGATGAGGAAAAAGCTGGGGCAGTGAAAACCTTCTTCACCAAGGTCAAGGAAGAGCTGGAATACATCCCGGCTCAGCTCAAAGTGCTGGAATACTGGCAGGAAAAAGCGGTGTTCGAGCAGGACGGTGATGAGCGTATCCTGGCCGCGGCTCGCCCGACACACCCGCTGGGCAAATGCATCGCTACTCCGGCCCTGCTGGCTTACCTGATCACCTCCAAATATGCCGATGGCTTGCCGCTCTACCGTCAGGAGCAGATGTTCAAGCGTCTGGGCCATGAGCTGAGTCGCACCAGCATGGCCCACTGGATCATCCGTCTGGATGAGGTGTTCAAACCGCTGATCAACCTGATGCGGGAAGCGCAGAACAGTGCGGCCTACCTGCAGGCCGACGAAACCCGCATCCAGGTACTCAAAGAGGATGGCAAAGCTGCCCAATCCGATAAATGGATGTGGGTGACCCGAGGCGGACCGCCGGGCCAACCGTCCGTCCTGTTCGCCTATGATCCCTCCCGAAGTGGAGCGGTGCCCGTGCGCCTGCTCGATGACTTCAAGGGTGTGCTGCAGGCGGATGGTTACTCCGGTTATGAACCGATCTGTTCAGCCAATAAGCTGACCCGCATTGGCTGCTGGGATCACGCCCGCCGCAAGTTCATCGAAGCGACCAAAGCGGCCAAGCCGGCGGGTAAAGGCAAACAGGCCAAGCTGTCCAAAGCGGATGTGGCACTCAGTCACATCAACAAACTGTATGCCATCGAACGTCAGATCAAGGACCTGAGCATTGCCGAACGCTATCAGATCCGTCAGGCATCGAGCCTGCCTCGACTGGAAGCGTTCAAGGCCTGGCTGGACGCCAACGTGGGTCGCGTGATGAAAGGCGGGTTAACTCGCAAAGCTATGGAATACACCCTGAACCAGTGGCCCACCCTGATCGGCTACTGTGAGCGGGGTGACCTGCACATCAGCAACGTGCTGGCCGAGAATGCCATCCGTCCGTTCGCCGTGGGTCGCAAGGCCTGGTTGTTCGCGGATACCCCGCAGGGCGCTCACGCCAGCGCCACCTGCTACTCCCTGATCGAAACGGCCAAAGCCAACGACCTGGAACCCTCGGCGTACATCCGGCATGTGCTGGAGCGTATCGCCAACGCCGACACACTGGAAAAGCTGGAGCGACTGCTGCCCTGGAATGTTGAACTGGAGCGGACTTCAAAAAAAGTGGCGCAGTACAGTTAA